In Solea senegalensis isolate Sse05_10M unplaced genomic scaffold, IFAPA_SoseM_1 scf7180000014733, whole genome shotgun sequence, one genomic interval encodes:
- the LOC122761476 gene encoding rhombotin-1-like encodes MVLDKEESVSLVSLQSREKTRGCAGCNGKIRDRFMLQALDRYWHEDCLKCACCDCHLGRMGSTLYTRANLILCRRDYLRLFGVTGNCAACSKMIPAFEMVMRARDNVYHLDCFACQLCRQRFCVGDKFFLKNNMILCQLDYEGGHLNGSTERQPH; translated from the exons ATGGTACTGGACAAGGAGGAGA GTGTGTCTCTTGTGTCCCTCCAGTCCAGGGAAAAGACAAGGGGCTGTGCAGGCTGCAACGGGAAGATCAGAGACCGCTTCATGCTGCAGGCGCTGGACAGGTACTGGCACGAAGATTGTCTAAAGTGCGCCTGCTGCGACTGCCACCTGGGCCGGATGGGCTCCACCCTCTACACTCGGGCAAACCTCATCCTCTGCCGCCGGGACTACCTGAG GCTCTTTGGGGTGACAGGGAACTGTGCAGCCTGCAGTAAGATGATCCCTGCTTTTGAAATGGTGATGAGAGCCAGAGACAACGTCTACCACTTAGACTGCTTCGCCTGTCAGCTCTGCCGCCAGAG ATTTTGCGTGGGAGACAAGTTTTTCCTCAAGAACAACATGATCCTGTGCCAGCTGGACTATGAAGGAGGCCATCTTAATGGCAGCACTGAGAGGCAGCCTCACTGA